Proteins encoded by one window of Geobacter sp. DSM 9736:
- the mnmH gene encoding tRNA 2-selenouridine(34) synthase MnmH, which translates to MKSLPFDPALLDTHCIVDVRSPAEFDEDHLPGAVNVPLLDNEERAEIGTIHKHQGPLEARRRGLELTAHRFPAMVAQIGAQASGRPILVYCWRGGLRSKTVVSILDLTGYPAVQLTGGYKSFRAQVVSYFEPFNPPAPLVVFHGMTGIGKTTFLQKLGHRYPVVDLEGLACHRGSAFGEVGLRQTLSQKRFETLLWDSFRRLQPGVPILVEGESRRIGKVSLPGDMYDRMRQSVKVWCQASLETRVTRLIAEYGCIEYKEEMERALQRIRKKLGEERYREIAEHLDRWELEPFMMRLMADYYDKVYYKTREWQEDAVICLEDFTAAEGELDLFLNQILGRDRSS; encoded by the coding sequence ATGAAGTCACTACCCTTCGATCCAGCCCTTCTCGATACCCACTGCATCGTCGATGTCCGCTCACCGGCTGAGTTCGACGAAGACCATCTTCCCGGGGCAGTAAACGTTCCGCTCCTAGACAATGAAGAACGGGCCGAGATCGGCACGATCCACAAGCATCAGGGGCCGCTGGAGGCCCGCAGGCGAGGGCTTGAACTGACTGCCCATCGTTTTCCGGCAATGGTCGCCCAGATCGGTGCACAAGCATCAGGACGCCCCATCCTCGTCTACTGCTGGCGCGGAGGACTGCGCAGCAAGACCGTCGTTTCCATTCTCGATCTCACCGGTTACCCGGCCGTCCAGCTGACCGGCGGCTACAAATCGTTCCGAGCGCAGGTTGTCTCCTACTTCGAACCGTTCAATCCACCCGCTCCCCTCGTGGTTTTCCACGGAATGACCGGAATCGGAAAGACGACTTTTCTGCAGAAGCTCGGCCACCGCTATCCCGTGGTGGACCTGGAAGGACTCGCCTGCCACCGCGGCTCCGCCTTCGGAGAAGTCGGACTTCGGCAGACGCTGTCGCAGAAGCGGTTCGAGACGCTCCTTTGGGATTCTTTTCGCCGCCTCCAGCCCGGCGTCCCGATCCTAGTCGAGGGAGAAAGCAGGCGGATCGGTAAAGTCTCTCTCCCCGGCGACATGTACGACCGTATGCGGCAGTCGGTGAAAGTATGGTGTCAGGCTTCACTGGAAACCAGGGTGACGCGGCTGATAGCGGAATATGGCTGTATCGAGTATAAAGAAGAGATGGAGCGCGCCCTTCAGCGTATCCGGAAAAAGCTGGGGGAAGAGAGATACCGGGAGATAGCAGAGCATCTCGATCGGTGGGAGCTAGAACCTTTCATGATGAGGCTCATGGCGGATTACTATGATAAAGTCTATTACAAGACCCGCGAGTGGCAGGAAGACGCAGTGATCTGCCTTGAGGACTTCACCGCGGCCGAAGGAGAGCTGGACCTCTTTCTAAATCAAATCCTGGGCCGGGACCGCAGCAGCTGA